Proteins encoded together in one Scheffersomyces stipitis CBS 6054 chromosome 5, complete sequence window:
- the VPS60 gene encoding protein involved in vacuolar protein sorting (involved in vacuolar protein sorting (SNF7)~go_function molecular function unknown~go_function molecular function unknown), which yields MNRLFGSKSTAPKPSLNDAIKGIDDRVGSLDVKLSKINAELSTYQQKISRMRDGPGKSALKQRALKLLRQRKQIEAQKDQLESQSWNITQASMTTDNLQNTMITVDAMKSANKQLRKTYGKIDIDQIESLQDEMLDLIDKSNELQEALSTTYDVPDDISESELDAELDALGEEMQYENEMAETGIGMPSYLNDEAVGTDNLPTFIDEQPVEENPAKVAS from the coding sequence ATGAACCGTCTCTTTGGGTCAAAGAGCACTGCTCCCAAGCCGTCGTTGAACGACGCCATCAAAGGCATCGATGACCGTGTGGGAAGTCTTGATGTCAAACTCTCCAAGATCAATGCTGAGCTTCTGACTTACCAACAAAAAATCAGCCGAATGCGAGATGGGCCCGGAAAATCGGCATTAAAGCAACGGGCCTTGAAGCTTTTgagacaaagaaaacaaatcGAGGCCCAGAAAGACCAATTGGAGCTGCAGTCGTGGAACATAACTCAGGCTTCGATGACTACAGacaatcttcaaaataCTATGATAACCGTGGATGCCATGAAGCTGGCCAATAAACAATTGCGTAAGACATACGGGAAGATCGATATCGACCAGATAGAATCGCTTCAGGACGAAATGTTGGATTTAATCGACAAATCCAACGAGTTGCAAGAAGCATTGCTGACGACATACGATGTTCCAGATGATATCAGCGAATCTGAACTTGATGCTGAACTCGATGCTTTGGGTGAAGAAATGCAGTATGAAAACGAAATGGCAGAAACTGGAATTGGAATGCCTAGCTACTTAAACGATGAAGCTGTGGGTACAGACAACTTGCCTACTTTTATTGATGAACAGCCCgtagaagaaaatccaGCCAAGGTTGCGAGCTAG
- the COQ3 gene encoding 3,4-dihydroxy-5-hexaprenylbenzoate methyltransferase, protein MAHFNALASSWWDVNGPQRILHKMNLLRMDFIYQTVRNHLRLNPPETAVEDEIYIPPYGVDLLPDAIKKNIVAEQEQRRDEILENAKLTVLDVGCGGGILSESMARLHFIDSVKGIDLSEDVLQAAKLHRAKDPMFVNGKLSYQLRAIEDLPTTEKYDIITMFEMLEHVEYPSKVLLAALERVEVGGWVFISTINRDFISWFTTIFMGEHVLGIVPVGTHTLDKYINQTEIREWFESDPQRKEAFSVVDAKGCVYLPAYGWKFTSTPDVGNYFMAIRRMK, encoded by the coding sequence atggCACATTTCAACGCATTAGCTTCGTCCTGGTGGGACGTCAATGGCCCCCAACGTATTTTGCACaagatgaacttgttgagaatGGACTTCATCTATCAGACAGTGAGGAATCATTTGCGCTTGAATCCTCCAGAAACGGCCGTAGAAGACGAGATTTATATTCCTCCGTATGGGGTTGACTTACTTCCAGATGCTATTAAAAAGAACATCGTTGCAGAACAGGAACAGAGACGAGACGAAATTCTCGAAAATGCAAAATTGACAGTCTTGGACGTTGGCTGTGGTGGAGGCATATTGTCTGAGTCAATGGCCCGATTGCACTTCATAGACAGTGTAAAGGGAATCGACTTGTCGGAAGACGTATTGCAAGCGGCCAAATTGCATCGGGCCAAGGATCCGATGTTCGTAAATGGCAAGTTGAGCTACCAGTTGAGGGCTATCGAAGATTTACCCACCACAGAGAAATACGACATCATCACCATGTTTGAGATGTTGGAGCACGTAGAATATCCATCCAAGGTGCTTTTGGCAGCATTAGAACGAGTGGAAGTAGGTGGGTGGGTATTTATTTCCACCATAAACCGAGACTTTATCTCGTGGTTTACTACCATCTTCATGGGAGAACATGTCTTGGGCATTGTACCAGTCGGAACTCATACCCTCGACAAGTACATCAACCAGACAGAGATTCGGGAGTGGTTTGAAAGTGATCCGCAGAGAAAGGAAGCGTTTTCCGTTGTAGATGCCAAGGGCTGCGTGTATTTGCCAGCATATGGCTGGAAGTTCACTTCCACGCCAGATGTGGGAAACTACTTCATGGCAATTCGGAGAATGAAGTAA
- the MAE1 gene encoding mitochondrial malate dehydrogenase (go_function malic enzyme activity~go_process malate metabolism), protein MLKTISKSAPRGYLRISVRYNSATATNASTNKPNASIHTHTIKTPVGIKAAIASLKPKTTRLSIEGPIECDLEGFQLLNSPIFNKGSAFTNEERQAFKLDGLLPSQINTLDEQVERAYAQFSYLKTPLAKNDFCTSMRIQNKVLYYELVRRHIREMLPIIYTPTEGDAIAAYSNRFRKPEGCFLDITDADSIDERLSVYGEDKDIDYIVVSDGEGILGIGDQGVGGIRIAIAKLGLMTLCGGIHPGRVLPVVFDVGTNNEKLLNDELYMGNKFPRVRGEEYWDFVDKFIQAVKKRFPSAVLHYEDFGVSTGRDMLYKYRETLPSFNDDIQGTGAVVMASITAGLQFTNKKLLDTKVVIYGAGSAGLGIADQIVNHMVSHGATPEYARSRIHCMDRRGLILESYEGSTPTQQLYADKDADWEGVDTKSLVEVIDKVQPTVLVGCSTQAGAFTEEVIKTMYKHNPQPMVFPLSNPTRLHEAFPVDIMKWTENNALIATGSPFQPVDGYYISENNNCFTFPGIGLGAVLSRCTTISDKMVSAAVDQLASLSPKMENPKNGLLPKLEEIDEVSAQVATAVILQSLKEGTARVESEKKPDGGFVEVPREFNKCLKWVQSQMWKPIYRPLVKVEHVPEIHTYQV, encoded by the coding sequence ATGTTGAAGACTATATCCAAACTGGCCCCTCGTGGGTATTTGCGCATTCTGGTAAGATACAATTCTGCCACAGCTACGAATGCTTCCACGAACAAGCCAAATGCCTCTATTCATACCCACACAATCAAGACGCCTGTGGGCATCAAAGCTGCCATTGCCTCGTTGAAGCCTAAAACGACAAGATTGTCTATTGAAGGACCCATTGAGTGTGATTTGGAAGGCTTTCAATTGCTCAATTCGCCCATTTTCAACAAGGGTTCTGCCTTCacaaatgaagaaagacaagCTTTTAAGTTGGACGGGCTTCTTCCATCGCAAATCAACACTTTGGACGAACAGGTGGAAAGGGCCTATGCCCAGTTTTCGTATTTGAAAACTCCCTTGGCCAAGAACGATTTCTGTACATCCATGAGAATCCAGAACAAGGTATTATACTACGAATTGGTGAGAAGACACATCCGTGAAATGTTGCCCATCATCTATACTCCTACAGAAGGAGATGCCATCGCTGCTTACTCAAATAGATTCAGAAAGCCAGAGGGATGTTTCTTGGATATCACCGATGCAGACTCTATAGATGAGAGATTGTCAGTTTACGGTGAAGACAAGGATATTGATTACATTGTGGTATCTGATGGAGAAGGTATTTTGGGTATTGGTGATCAGGGTGTAGGAGGAATCAGAATTGCCATTGCCAAGTTGGGCTTAATGACTCTCTGTGGAGGTATTCATCCCGGAAGAGTGTTACCGGTCGTTTTTGATGTAGGAACAAACAACGAAAAGTTGCTCAATGACGAATTGTACATGGGAAACAAGTTTCCTAGAGTCAGAGGTGAAGAATACTGGGATTTCGTAGATAAGTTCATTCAAGCTGTCAAAAAGAGATTTCCTAGCGCAGTCTTGCATTACGAAGATTTCGGTGTTTCTACTGGTAGAGACATGTTGTACAAATACAGAGAAACATTGCCTTCATTCAACGACGATATCCAGGGCACTGGTGCTGTGGTGATGGCTTCTATCACTGCTGGTTTACAATttaccaacaagaagttgttggacaCAAAGGTCGTAATCTACGGAGCAGGTTCTGCCGGTTTAGGAATTGCTGACCAGATTGTCAACCACATGGTTTCCCACGGTGCTACTCCAGAATATGCTAGATCTCGTATCCACTGTATGGATCGTCGTGGTTTGATCTTGGAATCATACGAGGGATCAACTCCTACTCAGCAGTTGTATGCGGACAAGGATGCTGATTGGGAAGGTGTAGATACCAAAAGCTTGGTGGAAGTCATTGACAAGGTACAACCCACCGTTTTGGTTGGATGCTCTACTCAAGCTGGCGCCTTCACtgaagaagtcatcaaGACGATGTACAAGCACAATCCCCAGCCAATGGTTTTCCCATTGTCGAATCCTACCAGATTGCACGAAGCTTTCCCTGTAGACATCATGAAGTGGACTGAAAACAATGCATTAATTGCCACCGGATCGCCATTCCAACCTGTGGATGGCTACTACATCTCTGAAAACAACAACTGTTTCACATTCCCTGGAATTGGTTTGGGCGCTGTTTTGTCCAGATGTACCACCATTTCTGACAAGATGGTTTCTGCTGCTGTCGACCAATTGGCCTCGTTGTCGCCAAAGATGGAAAACCCAAAGAACGGGTTGTTGCccaaattggaagaaatcgatGAAGTCAGTGCCCAAGTGGCCACGGCTGTTATCTTGCAATCGTTAAAGGAAGGTACTGCCAGAGTCGAAAGCGAAAAGAAGCCCGATGGAGgctttgttgaagttcctagagagttcaacaagtgtCTTAAGTGGGTGCAATCGCAAATGTGGAAGCCTATCTACAGACCACTTGTCAAGGTGGAACATGTTCCAGAAATCCATACCTACCAAGTGTAG
- a CDS encoding predicted protein (go_process DNA repair), giving the protein MPEVAEVAHVCAQLRRNVLGYQIASLVLNNDALLFPVLKNASNPEKELQSLQGRLLHSTIESVGRHGKYFWLRTRPVDSKSTDVLLMHFGMTGNIKIRNIGSHLIFLENAGTKEDVVTVEQLQNEENESKKEPEEWPPRFTKMELVLEKDGTRLDLAFTDPRRLGRIRLLTGPGIQADEDLLNTSPLDALGPDYSKSPNSLKSEKEFVIGDPDPHHHGRPRPTVEEFSKLVLSKKKPIKSFLLDQAFFSGIGNWVGDEVVYQARIHPNEVISSKIPQNLEKVHPVVQRLYDSIIYICEESVRVEGNVKKFPSNWLMLYRWSKAKKKGPKPTTDDGKALDFVTVGGRTSCFVPELQKPLKNE; this is encoded by the exons ATGCCTGAAGTTGCTGAA GTAGCTCATGTTTGCGCCCAGCTCCGCAGAAATGTGCTTGGATATCAGATTGCGAGCTTGGTGTTGAATAACGATGCGCTCCTATTCCCGGTATTGAAAAACGCGTCTAACCCTGAAAAGGAATTGCAGCTGCTACAAGGTCGGTTACTTCATTCAACCATCGAATCGGTAGGAAGACATGGAAAGTATTTCTGGCTCAGAACAAGACCGGTAGATTCAAAGTCTACCGACGTTTTATTGATGCACTTTGGCATGACCGGAAACATTAAGATCAGAAATATTGGGTCTCATTTGATTTTCTTAGAGAATGCAGGCACGAAG gaggaCGTAGTCACCGTAGAACAGCTCCAAAACGAAGAGAACGAATCAAAGAAGGAACCAGAAGAATGGCCCCCTAGGTTCACGAAGATGGAACTAGTGCTCGAGAAAGACGGTACTAGACTAGATTTAGCCTTTACTGACCCTAGAAGATTGGGCCGAATCAGACTATTGACAGGTCCAGGAATCCAAGCTGATGAAGATTTATTGAATACCAGTCCATTGGATGCTTTGGGTCCTGACTATTCAAAGTCGCCAAATTCTCTCAAATCGGAAAAGGAATTTGTGATCGGCGATCCCGACCCTCATCACCATGGAAGACCAAGACCAACGGTTGAAGAATTTAGCAAGTTGGTAttatcaaagaagaaacctaTCAAgagctttcttcttgaccaaGCATTTTTCAGTGGTATTGGAAATTGGGTTGGTGATGAGGTGGTGTACCAGGCACGAATACATCCTAATGAAGTGATCTCGAGTAAGATTCCTCAGAATCTAGAGAAAGTGCATCCAGTGGTTCAACGATTGTACGATTCtataatttatatatgCGAAGAGAGTGTACGCGTTGAAGGAAatgtgaagaagtttccTTCCAATTGGCTCATGCTATATCGATGGAGCAAGGCGAAAAAGAAGGGCCCCAAGCCTACGACAGATGATGGAAAAGCTCTTGACTTTGTTACTGTTGGCGGTCGAACAAGTTGCTTTGTCCCCGAGCTCCAGAAAccattgaagaatgaa
- the LAC9 gene encoding lactose regulatory protein LAC9 and GAL4-like protein (positive regulator of GAL genes~go_component nucleus~go_function transcription factor activity; zinc ion binding; DNA binding~go_process regulation of transcription, DNA-dependent; transcription~go_component nucleus~go_function transcription factor activity; zinc ion binding; DNA binding~go_process regulation of transcription, DNA-dependent; transcription), protein MSVSTRSPNTHQACDSCRLRKMKCSKEYPQCQKCKEQNWKCVYSLKTIRSPLTRTHLSKVEDRVKALEKLLVRLLPGDVEINDLLRASESNSDIKEEVETIDNPQFYKQISLTTEDLSNIPITFKNINKISREKVQKTPSEQTLDYQPEDYLIDLEKSDLNQYDEREDSLNNNISNIDQPLYSPNTDGMAVLSNDIGLNYDSPKSNGYFGINSTNGLLKFLSLKSKKTGGKDVVLNLNNFSYNDDEEEEEAATVLDVHLNEIWKGINSGRIADLLDNAAFQTLAVSSYFDIYHNAYPFVDKSKFMKQFNAMISGDNPSEYDYAKIEDNEKKLSFHVLLNTILAIGIWCISGESSRVHTYYYQRVKNLLQLINVFEYSDSQLFVSYVLLSNYVQKNNKPNTGWSYLGLSARVATALGLHKEVKLDQFIDHTNGDSPRTNLKLYKEIEHRKRLWWGMYFFDVGTTLTFGRPLTIPALNTIDLEPVLNIDDDILNYGNMSRIEDAEVKYPTIYTGLIYESELTKISTRIYNYNSSVLKLKNDLSKMIGLLDMNELLEDFVGKLPLYFNQNDEISTPNLYQQWQNTKYAAQPIPKWFSLTRLRLNCRIKNLQMLIFRYILWESNEGFEDPNFIALIKRCRNICFKSSVETIEMVAKFLEKFEIDRLTAWYLTYFLFQAVLVPILKLGIKDIGLDRTDEVYYRTDDVISRYIDISQRSFNKLKPYNKLAGKFVKIIDILTTKDREATINYESLFAIEPNNVSLFDSMEDFFNFENDVMQFK, encoded by the coding sequence ATGAGTGTCTCCACACGATCACCAAATACGCACCAGGCGTGCGATCTGTGTCGACTCCGAAAAATGAAATGCTCCAAAGAGTATCCTCAGTGCCAAAAGTGCAAGGAACAGAATTGGAAATGTGTATATTCCCTTAAAACCATAAGATCACCGTTGACAAGAACTCACTTGCTGAAAGTGGAAGACCGTGTGAAAGCACTAGAGAAGTTGCTTGTCCGGTTGCTTCCAGGAGATGTAGAGATAAATGACTTGCTCCGCGCTTCAGAATCCAACTCAGAcatcaaggaagaagtagaaaCTATCGACAACCCGCAGTTCTATAAGCAAATCTCTTTGACCACTGAAGATTTGAGCAACATACCTATCACCTTCAAGAATATTAACAAAATCAGTCGGGAAAAGGTCCAGAAAACTCCGCTGGAACAGACTCTCGATTACCAGCCTGAAGATTACTTGAtagacttggaaaagtcaGACTTGAACCAGTATGATGAAAGGGAAGACAGTCTCAACAATAACATCAGCAATATTGACCAGCCGTTATACTCTCCTAATACTGATGGAATGGCTGTTTTGTCGAACGACATAGGACTCAACTACGACTCACCTAAATCCAATGGTTATTTCGGGATTAATTCTACCAATGGTTTGCTtaagtttcttctgttgaaatccaagaagactGGTGGAAAAGATGTAGTCCTCAATTTAAACAACTTTAGCTATAACGATgatgaggaagaggaagaggcAGCAACGGTGCTTGATGTCCATCTAAACGAAATATGGAAAGGAATCAACTCTGGTAGAATCGCTGACTTGTTGGACAATGCAGCCTTCCAGACTCTCGCTGTATCCAGCTATTTCGATATTTACCACAATGCGTACCCGTTTGTAGACAAGTCGAAGTTCATGAAGCAGTTTAACGCCATGATCAGCGGTGATAACCCCAGCGAGTATGACTATGCCAAGATAGAAGACAacgaaaagaagttgagtTTCCATGTCCTATTGAACACCATTCTTGCTATAGGTATATGGTGTATCAGTGGAGAGAGCTCGCGTGTCCACACATACTACTATCAGCGAGTAAAGAACTTACTTCAGCTTATCAACGTATTCGAATACAGCGACAGCCAGTTGTTCGTCAGTTACGTCTTGTTGAGCAACTATGTCCAAAAGAATAACAAGCCCAATACAGGCTGGAGTTATCTAGGATTATCTGCTAGGGTTGCAACAGCCTTGGGATTACACAAGGAGGTTAAACTTGACCAGTTCATAGACCACACTAATGGTGATAGCCCTAGAACAAACTTAAAGTTGTACAAGGAAATTGAGCATAGAAAACGTCTTTGGTGGGGAATGTATTTTTTTGACGTCGGAACAACGTTAACTTTTGGTAGACCGTTGACAATTCCTGCTTTGAACACTATTGACTTGGAACCGGTTCTCAATattgatgatgatattcTTAACTACGGCAACATGTCACGAATAGAAGACGCTGAGGTTAAGTATCCTACCATCTACACTGGTTTGATTTACGAGTCAGAGTTAACTAAAATATCCACAAGAATATACAACTACAACTCATCAGTgctcaagttgaagaacgacTTGTCCAAGATGATCGGTTTGTTGGATATGAACGAACTCTTGGAAGACTTTGTGGGGAAGCTTCCCTTATATTTCAACCAGAATGACGAAATTTCCACTCCGAACTTGTACCAACAATGGCAGAATACCAAATATGCAGCACAGCCTATCCCCAAGTGGTTTTCGTTGACAAGACTCAGATTAAATTGTagaatcaagaacttgCAGATGTTGATATTCAGATATATCCTCTGGGAGTCCAACGAAGGGTTTGAGGATCCTAACTTTATTGCCTTGATCAAGAGATGCCGTAACATATgtttcaagtcttcagtAGAGACTATTGAGATGGTtgccaagttcttggagaaatttgaaatcgATCGCTTAACTGCCTGGTACTTGACgtacttcttgttccaaGCTGTTTTAGTTCCTATTTTGAAACTTGGAATTAAAGATATCGGCTTGGATAGAACAGATGAGGTCTACTACAGAACCGACGATGTCATCTCCCGATATATCGATATTTCTCAACGTTCATTTAACAAATTGAAGCCTTACAACAAGTTGGCAGGCAAGTTCGTCAAGATCATCGACATTCTTACGACAAAGGATAGAGAGGCTACAATTAACTACGAGAGcctttttgcaattgagcCAAACAATGTGTCATTGTTTGACAGTATGGaggatttcttcaatttcgaAAACGATGTCATGCAATTTAAATAG
- a CDS encoding predicted protein has protein sequence MYTFNVSEMLSLDFKQIVTVALMFFIIREINYLINNLSRILNKNQWRNISNQESSERDLPNPVFLHPNSTAEPVSFPDEIILEILEYAPQHDVLRMARVSKRFARICRMKLFKNIYVGSPTSNVLHPEYNTPFYQKYTIIKYENFLINSGSLFFTRRPIQEFVFKDPKFSTGFFDKLKSFHPQAAFYIENKPRTKSPFKTLRHNLLISDIRRLDIVPEEIDSLTSFPDSIRHLSIDFTDLQENGAALNRCRNTFAGLTSLKLKNVDSHMILALFAGEKISVRKLSLSTSNSEFGFDTIEKCFDLSTISSFELLDRNINRKNESYKQFITKLASVRSLTLSCPQSFLRDIITSFKKNTLEEISCLIDTSHDVSMSFIQGLIEDHAQSLVRISCCSSNECFILTDSGSLDKFTSIHTDRSSEYYIDMAKELHRNSDDYPKLKLFELNGVPIILDKTYGELTGITPLVPNRISQ, from the coding sequence ATGTATACATTCAACGTTTCCGAGATGCTCTCCTTGGATTTCAAACAAATAGTGACCGTAGCCTTGatgttcttcatcatccGTGAAATCAActacttgatcaacaatCTCAGTCGGATCCTCAATAAAAACCAATGGAGGAATATTCTGAATCAAGAGTCGCTGGAGAGGGATCTTCCGAACCCAGTTTTTTTGCACCCTAATTCTACCGCTGAGCCTGTAAGTTTTCCGGACGAAATCATATTGGAAATCCTTGAGTACGCTCCTCAACACGATGTCTTGAGAATGGCCCGTGTCAGCAAGAGATTTGCTAGAATTTGTAGAATGaaactcttcaaaaatATATACGTTGGAAGCCCGACATCCAATGTCTTACACCCAGAGTACAACACTCCATTCTACCAAAAATACACCATCATAAAGTACGAAAACTTTCTTATAAACAGTGGGTCATTGTTTTTCACAAGACGCCCAATCCAAGAGTTTGTGTTCAAAGATCCTAAATTCTCTACTGGTTTTTTTGACAAATTGAAGTCTTTTCACCCACAAGCAGCTTTCTACATCGAGAACAAACCCAGGACAAAGTCTCCTTTTAAAACCCTTCGACATaacttgttgattctgGACATAAGGAGGTTGGATAtagttccagaagaaattgattctTTGACAAGTTTCCCTGATTCTATCAGACATTTGTCGATTGACTTCACTGACCTTCAAGAAAATGGGGCAGCATTGAATAGGTGTAGAAATACCTTTGCTGGGTTGACTTCTCtaaagttgaagaatgtgGACAGCCATATGATTCTAGCACTTTTTGCTGGAGAGAAGATCAGTGTCAGAAAGCTTTCTCTTCTGACCAGTAATAGTGAATTTGGCTTTGATACGATAGAGAAGTGTTTCGACTTGAGTACCATTTCAAGCTTCGAGTTATTAGATAGGAATATCAACCGAAAGAATGAATCCTATAAGCAGTTTATAACCAAGCTTGCTTCGGTTCGCCTGTTAACACTTTCGTGTCCACAGTCATTTCTCAGGGACATTATAACCTCTTTTAAAAAGAATACACTTGAAGAGATCAGTTGTCTAATTGACACAAGCCACGACGTATCTATGTCATTTATTCAAGGATTAATCGAAGATCATGCACAGTCTCTAGTTCGTATCAGCTGCTGTTCTTCCAATGAGTGTTTTATTTTGACAGACCTGGGCTCCTTAGATAAGTTCACAAGCATTCACACAGACAGGTCTTCAGAATACTATATTGATATGGCCAAAGAATTGCACAGGAATTCAGATGATTAtcccaagttgaaattgttcGAATTAAATGGAGTTCCAATTATATTGGATAAAACATATGGCGAATTAACTGGAATAACTCCTCTAGTTCCCAACCGCATCAGTCAGTAA
- the ADK1 gene encoding Adenylate kinase (ATP-AMP transphosphorylase) (go_function ATP binding; adenylate kinase activity), which produces MTVEDLKATVAKLQERIQYLEKKAGLVPDVPKSVRMVLIGPPGAGKGTQAPNLKEKFCACHLATGDMLRAQVAAKTALGVEAKKIMDQGGLVSDEIMVNMIKSELENNKECANGFILDGFPRTIPQAEKLDSMLVDRKTPLENAIELKIDDELLVARITGRLVHPASGRSYHKLFNPPKKNMIDDITGEPLVQRSDDNEAALKKRLVTYHKQTEPIVDYYRKTGIWSGIDASQKPATVWTDILKCLGQK; this is translated from the coding sequence ATGACcgttgaagacttgaaggcCACCGTGGCCAAATTGCAAGAAAGAATCCAGTATCTCGAAAAGAAGGCTGGCCTCGTTCCAGATGTACCCAAATCTGTGAGAATGGTTTTGATTGGTCCCCCAGGCGCCGGTAAGGGTACCCAGGCccccaacttgaaggaaaagttCTGCGCTTGTCACTTGGCCACCGGAGACATGTTGAGAGCACAAGTTGCTGCTAAGACTGCTCTTGGTGTCgaagccaagaagatcatgGACCAGGGTGGATTGGTCTCTGACGAAATCATGGTCAACATGATCAAGTCggagttggaaaacaacAAGGAATGCGCCAACGGTTTCATCTTGGACGGATTCCCAAGAACCATCCCTCAGGCCGAGAAGTTGGACTCTATGTTGGTTGACAGAAAGACTCCTTTGGAAAATGCCATCGAGTTAAAGATCGACGACGAGTTGTTGGTAGCCAGAATCACCGGCAGATTAGTCCACCCAGCCTCTGGTAGATCTTACcacaagttgttcaaccctccaaagaagaacatgaTCGACGACATCACTGGTGAACCATTGGTGCAGAGATCCGACGACAACGAGGCtgccttgaagaagagattggtCACTTACCATAAGCAGACCGAGCCTATTGTTGATTACTACAGAAAGACTGGCATCTGGAGTGGTATCGATGCCTCGCAGAAACCAGCCACCGTCTGGACCGACATCTTGAAGTGTTTGGGCCAAAAGTGA